The genomic DNA CCACGAAGGACACGAAGAGCACGAAGCCTGAAAACTGAGGTTTTTTAAACCACGGAGAACACAGAGATACGGAGGAATTCAAACTTCATACCTCTATATTCTCCGTGGTTTTTTGATTTAGCTTAGGTTTCGTGCTCTTCGTGTCCTTCGTGGTTGAATCCCTTGTTGGGTAAGTCATCGCCACATCGGCATTGCCTTATTATGCTGGCGCGTGTGATATACTGACATGATCTGCCGCGCCACTATTCTTCTGCTGCTCACCGTTGCCCCGCTCTGGGCCAAGTTCCCCGACGACTTCGAGTCGCCGCTGACCCGTATCGCCTTTGGCTCCTGCAACAAGCAAACGCTGCCCCAACCGATGTGGGACGTTATCGCCGCACAGCATCCCGACCTGTGGATTTGGATGGGCGACAACATCTACGGCGACACCCGCGACATGACCATTCTCGCCGCCAAATACGAGAAGCAATTCAAACAGCCCGACTACGCAAAATTTCGCGAAGCGACCCCCGTCCTCGGCACATGGGACGACCACGACTACGGCGAGAACGACTCCGGCTCCTGGTATCCGCCCAAGGCCATTGCACGCGATCTCGCGCTAAACTTCTTCGAGGTGCCGGACACCGACGAGCGCTGGAGCCGCGAGGGCCTTTACGGCAGCTACACCTTCGGCCCCGAGGGCCAACGCGTGAAGGTGCTGCTGATCGACGACCGCTACTTCGCCGGCAAACCGAAGAACCCCGGCTCCGACCTGCTCGGCGCGGAGCAATGGACATGGCTGCAAAAAGAGCTCAAGTCCAGCGACGCCCAGATCAACCTCATTGTGACGGGCATTCAGTTTCTCTCCGAAGACCACAAATACGAGAAATGGGCCAACTTCCCGCCCTCGCGCGCGGGTTTGCTAAACTTCATTTTGGAAGAAAACATCCCTGGCGTTGTCTTCATCAGCGGCGACCGC from Cerasicoccus sp. TK19100 includes the following:
- a CDS encoding alkaline phosphatase D family protein, whose translation is MICRATILLLLTVAPLWAKFPDDFESPLTRIAFGSCNKQTLPQPMWDVIAAQHPDLWIWMGDNIYGDTRDMTILAAKYEKQFKQPDYAKFREATPVLGTWDDHDYGENDSGSWYPPKAIARDLALNFFEVPDTDERWSREGLYGSYTFGPEGQRVKVLLIDDRYFAGKPKNPGSDLLGAEQWTWLQKELKSSDAQINLIVTGIQFLSEDHKYEKWANFPPSRAGLLNFILEENIPGVVFISGDRHIHEISIKNDAETPYPLLDITSSGLTHSWNNFPGETNRYRSGGIHTDLGFGLIELDWDATPATLTAKLINRSGDTVNYVSMPIDALKAASPTTQPDQ